A stretch of Gadus macrocephalus chromosome 17, ASM3116895v1 DNA encodes these proteins:
- the spata6l gene encoding spermatogenesis associated 6-like protein, which produces MRRKALKVVTELHIRTVSCPGVHLWAKDDVYLSVCVMGQYQESPSVPAFFPLLLQQKMTFEKIFRFAVDPGDIAVMMEYETVTMELVQLTPPDGNTLASFEEDSRHFLFPQPKLVPSYSGVGREVLMTRAPHFPGIAPRLEFWTKTTICECSAVADSTVYPNVSTGPKPRRKSALRARKQRASSPRRRPGTAGWVGGGGGGGGGGGGATRSDGGPHVSFQQGSEKTQRGPADTSSSSPQCMASSWPGAGLRSSSPLRRSALVHRSPAPSKPSPNPLRSVSADGRMASNADSLSSPESDAPVGRQRSASPSALWRRYRQQQSGNSSSHGHDVMRGSVAVATARSRWNGPADSWEEVQERVRGLLTTPRAMRRLLSGSTVSEMEEVLTRRSISPGLP; this is translated from the exons ATGCGGCGAAAAGCTTTGAAAGTCGTGACTGAGCTGCACATCCGAACG GTGTCCTGTCCCGGGGTCCATCTGTGGGCCAAGGATGACGTCTACCTCAGTGTGTGCGTCATGGGGCAGTATCAAGAATCCCCGAGTGTCCCTGCCTTCTTCCCGCTGCTTCTTCAGCAGAAGATGACTTTTGAAAAG ATATTTCGGTTTGCGGTTGACCCCGGAGATATTGCTGTCATGATGGAGT ACGAGACTGTCACAATGGAATTGGTGCAGCTGACTCCTCCAG ACGGGAACACCCTGGCCTCGTTCGAAGAAGACTCCCGCCATTTCCTCTTCCCTCAGCCCAAGCTGGTCCCGTCCTACTCTGGTGTTGGGAGAGAGGTTCTGATGACACGTGCACCCCACTTTCCG GGTATTGCTCCTAGGCTGGAGTTCTGGACCAAGACCACCATCTGTGAATGTTCAGCCGTCGCAGACAGCACCGTTTACCCAAACGTATCCACG GGCCCGAAACCAAGAAGAAAGTCTGCACTGAGGGCCCGTAAGCAGAGGGCCTCGTCGCCACGGAGACGCCCGGGTACTGCAGGatgggtgggaggaggaggaggtggaggaggaggaggagggggggccacTAGGTCGGACGGGGGCCCGCATGTTTCGTTCCAGCAGGGCTCTGAGAAAACCCAACGGGGACCAGCGGATACGAGCAGCAGCTCGCCCCAGTGT ATGGCGAGCTCGTGGCCGGGGGCGGGCCTTAGGAGCTCCTCGCCCCTTCGTCGCTCGGCACTGGTGCacagaagccccgcccccagcaagCCCTCGCCCAACCCGCTCCGCTCCGTGTCCGCAG ATGGTAGGATGGCATCCAACGCTGACAGTTTG AGCTCTCCTGAATCGGATGCTCCCGTTGGTCGGCAGCGGTCGGCCTCTCCTTCTGCGTTGTGGCGTCGCTACCGGCAGCAACAGTcaggcaacagcagcag CCACGGCCACGACGTCATGCGCGGCTCTGTCGCCGTGGCGACGGCCCGGTCGCGCTGGAACGGCCCCGCCGACTCGTGGGAGGAGGTCCAGGAGCGCGTCCGCGGACTGCTGACCACCCCCAGGGCGATGCGCAGACTCCTCTCG